A region of the Arthrobacter sp. FW306-07-I genome:
GGGGGGAGTCCGGCATGCTGCCCAGCGTAGCGGCGGGTGCCGTTGGCCGCAGCATCGCGACCGTTGAGCGACGGTGGGGGCCGATGTGCTGGAACCGGCGGCACCCACGGCGGCAGAGTGATTGGTGTCACATCTGCGGTGCCCCTGTGTGATCAGGGACTGCCGCCCGGTGTGTTCCGGCAACTCAATGAGGAGGAACGATGGGTAACGATGCCCATACTCCGGACGCAGCGGCGTCCGTGGACTTTGAACAAGTCCAGTCGACCGGGCAGTTCCAGGAATTGCGCAAGCGTCACCGCAGCTTTGTCTTCCCCATGGCAGTGGCCTTCCTGCTGTGGTACTTCGCCTATGTCCTGCTTGCCGACTATGCGGTGGGATTCATGTCCACCAAGGTCTGGGGCAACATCAACATCGGCCTGATCCTGGGCCTGCTCCAGTTTGTCTCCACCTTCGCCATCACCGGCTGGTACGTGCACTACTCCAACAAGCGGCTGGACCCCATCGCTTCGGAGATCAGGCACGAGATCGAGGGGCATGAATTCGATAAGAACGGAAACCGAGTGGGCGGAGCCAACAAATGATCGCAATTCCCGCAGCGGTGGACGTCGCCGCCCTCAAGGACACCACCCTGCTGAACATGGGCATCTTCGGCCTGTTCGTGGCGGTCACCATGGTGATCGTGTTCCGCGCCAGCCGCAACAACAAGACCGCCGCCGACTACTATGCGGCAGGACGGTCGTTCACCGGCTCGCAGAACGGCACCGCCATCGCCGGCGACTACCTGTCGGCAGCATCCTTCCTGGGCATCACCGGGGCCATCGCCATCAACGGCTACGACGGGTTCATGTACTCCATCGGCTTCCTGGTGGCCTGGCTCGTGGCGCTTTTGCTGGTGGCTGAACTGCTGCGCAACACCGGCAAGTTCACCATGGCTGACGTGCTGTCCTTCCGGCTGAAGCAGCGCCCGGTCCGGATCGCCGCCGCCATTTCCACCCTCGCGGTCTGCTTCTTCTACCTGCTGGCCCAGATGGCCGGTGCAGGCAGCTTGATCTCCCTGCTGCTGGGCATCAGCGACTGGGGCGGCCAGGCCCTGGTGATCATCGTCGTCGGCGCCCTCATGATCATGTACGTCCTGATCGGCGGCATGAAGGGCACCACCTGGGTCCAGATCATCAAAGCCATGCTGCTGATCGCCGGTGCCGCCGTCATGACCCTGTGGGTCCTGGCCATTTACGGCTTCAACCTTTCCGCCCTGCTGGGCGGTGCCGTGGAGACCGCCAACAACCCTGCGGTCCTGAACCCGGGCCTCCAGTACGGCAAGACCGATACGTCCAAGCTGGACTTCATGTCCCTGGGCCTTGCCCTGGTGCTCGGCACGGCAGCCCTGCCGCACGTCCTGATGCGCTTCTACACCGTCCCCACAGCCAAGGAAGCACGCAAGTCCGTGGTCTGGTCCAT
Encoded here:
- a CDS encoding DUF485 domain-containing protein, which gives rise to MGNDAHTPDAAASVDFEQVQSTGQFQELRKRHRSFVFPMAVAFLLWYFAYVLLADYAVGFMSTKVWGNINIGLILGLLQFVSTFAITGWYVHYSNKRLDPIASEIRHEIEGHEFDKNGNRVGGANK
- a CDS encoding solute symporter family protein translates to MIAIPAAVDVAALKDTTLLNMGIFGLFVAVTMVIVFRASRNNKTAADYYAAGRSFTGSQNGTAIAGDYLSAASFLGITGAIAINGYDGFMYSIGFLVAWLVALLLVAELLRNTGKFTMADVLSFRLKQRPVRIAAAISTLAVCFFYLLAQMAGAGSLISLLLGISDWGGQALVIIVVGALMIMYVLIGGMKGTTWVQIIKAMLLIAGAAVMTLWVLAIYGFNLSALLGGAVETANNPAVLNPGLQYGKTDTSKLDFMSLGLALVLGTAALPHVLMRFYTVPTAKEARKSVVWSIWLIGLFYLFTLVLGYGAAALVGADTIKSAPGGVNAAAPLLAFHLGGPLLLGFISAVAFATILAVVAGLTITAAASFAHDIYANVIAKGKADAATEVRVARRTVVVIGILAILGGIFANGQNVAFLVALAFAVAASANLPTIIYSLFWRKFTTQGAVWSMYGGLAAAILLIVFSPVVSGAKTSMIPGANFALFPLSNPGIVSIPLAFFLGWLGTTLDKRREDPAKQAEMEVRSLTGIGAEKAVDH